Proteins from a single region of Flaviflexus salsibiostraticola:
- a CDS encoding lipopolysaccharide biosynthesis protein, with amino-acid sequence MTRRVSAKPSLRQGLAWSAVSALVLRLGTLAVGIFLARLLSPEQFGVYAIALTVQAVLMTLADFGLSTDLIRSRDHERKAPTVATLGLVTGTSLALIMVWSAQGTAELLGSPDAGPVIAVMSLTLVFAGAGVVPFASLQRNFEQKKLFVANLADFIVGTVLTVLLILAGWGVMALAISRVIAQLTSMTLQFVLSGERPRFGFNRSLVPQVLTFGLPVAGANLLSWVLLSSDKVIISHLAGPAALGFYFLAFNISNWPMSAIGQVVRAVALPAFSRSGAPRDRILADAVAPTWTFTLLAGLLLALLASPVIEIVYGEKWLDAAPILIILGLFGALRTLFDMAVAFLLARGHSGAVLVVQVAWLSALIPALYLGTRMDGGVGAATGHFAVALVVVAPAYCWALARAGASLRLLWASVWPPMAAALPTAAAVLVVMEIVDGPLPRLLVGGTAGTAVYLLVIGSWVRRRLAIASRLGEPAGLPGGTPAETASPDTGTPDQAPSTVQEPVLDPPQASAATRFSARRAASRRKRAVGDLSEESSDAAPVRTAL; translated from the coding sequence ATGACGCGCCGGGTGAGTGCAAAGCCAAGCCTGCGGCAGGGGCTCGCCTGGAGCGCGGTCAGTGCCCTTGTCCTCAGGCTCGGCACGCTCGCCGTCGGGATTTTCCTCGCACGGCTCCTCTCGCCGGAGCAGTTCGGGGTCTATGCCATCGCGCTCACCGTCCAGGCGGTCCTTATGACGCTCGCCGATTTCGGCCTGAGCACGGACCTCATCAGGTCCAGAGATCACGAGCGAAAAGCTCCGACGGTCGCGACTCTCGGGCTCGTGACCGGGACGTCGCTCGCTCTCATCATGGTGTGGTCAGCGCAGGGGACAGCCGAGCTTCTCGGCAGCCCCGATGCTGGACCCGTCATCGCCGTCATGTCACTCACACTGGTCTTCGCCGGAGCGGGCGTGGTCCCGTTCGCATCCCTGCAGCGGAATTTCGAGCAGAAGAAGCTCTTCGTCGCCAATCTCGCGGATTTCATCGTCGGCACCGTGCTCACCGTGCTGCTCATCCTCGCCGGATGGGGAGTCATGGCGCTCGCAATTTCCCGTGTCATCGCACAGCTGACGTCGATGACCCTCCAGTTCGTCCTGTCGGGAGAACGGCCGAGGTTCGGCTTCAATCGCTCACTCGTGCCGCAGGTGCTCACCTTCGGCCTCCCTGTTGCGGGGGCGAACCTTCTCTCGTGGGTGCTGCTCAGCTCTGACAAGGTCATCATCTCCCACCTGGCCGGCCCTGCTGCGCTCGGTTTCTACTTCCTCGCCTTCAACATCTCGAACTGGCCCATGAGCGCTATCGGCCAGGTGGTCCGGGCGGTAGCCCTGCCCGCCTTCTCCCGGTCTGGTGCGCCTCGCGACCGGATACTCGCGGATGCTGTTGCGCCGACGTGGACGTTCACGCTCCTCGCGGGCCTCCTGCTTGCCCTCCTTGCCTCCCCGGTCATCGAGATCGTCTATGGCGAGAAGTGGCTCGACGCAGCCCCCATCCTCATCATCCTCGGTCTCTTCGGAGCTCTGCGAACCCTGTTCGACATGGCCGTGGCGTTCCTGCTCGCCCGCGGCCATTCCGGCGCTGTGCTTGTCGTCCAGGTCGCATGGCTCAGTGCGCTCATCCCGGCTCTCTATCTCGGCACCAGGATGGACGGTGGGGTGGGAGCGGCCACGGGGCACTTCGCCGTGGCGCTCGTCGTCGTTGCGCCCGCCTATTGTTGGGCCCTGGCGCGAGCGGGGGCGAGCCTGCGCCTCCTGTGGGCGTCGGTCTGGCCACCGATGGCGGCGGCCCTTCCGACCGCCGCTGCAGTGCTTGTGGTCATGGAGATCGTCGACGGACCGCTCCCACGGCTCCTTGTCGGGGGAACGGCAGGCACCGCCGTCTACCTGCTCGTCATCGGCAGTTGGGTTCGTCGCCGTCTCGCCATCGCGAGCCGTCTCGGAGAGCCCGCCGGCCTCCCTGGCGGCACACCCGCTGAGACCGCGAGTCCGGACACAGGCACACCTGACCAGGCCCCGTCCACGGTCCAAGAACCCGTGCTGGATCCCCCACAGGCATCGGCGGCGACGCGATTCTCCGCACGCCGCGCCGCTTCTCGCAGGAAGCGTGCGGTCGGCGACCTGTCCGAGGAGAGCTCTGATGCTGCCCCTGTACGAACAGCACTGTGA